In Bacillus sp. SM2101, a genomic segment contains:
- a CDS encoding sigma-70 family RNA polymerase sigma factor — MAIGFRNKKSSKEMEDRFLYLINNNQEKMYKIAYSYVKNKDDALDIVQETVYKAYISYDKVKKAQYENTWLTRILINVSIDFIKKNKRVVSIDTNLIENISDSRKDLVHEQIFVKEALEKLNEKQKTVIILRFFEDMKLEEIAQILNLPTSTIKSTLYRALKEMNINLKE; from the coding sequence ATGGCCATTGGTTTTAGAAATAAAAAATCAAGTAAGGAGATGGAGGATAGATTTCTTTATTTGATAAACAATAACCAAGAAAAAATGTATAAAATTGCATATAGCTATGTCAAAAATAAAGATGATGCTTTAGATATCGTTCAGGAGACAGTATATAAAGCTTATATTTCATATGATAAAGTCAAAAAAGCACAATATGAAAACACTTGGTTAACGAGAATCTTAATAAATGTATCTATTGATTTTATAAAGAAGAATAAAAGAGTCGTATCAATAGATACGAACTTGATCGAAAATATAAGTGATTCAAGGAAAGACCTTGTACATGAACAAATATTTGTAAAAGAAGCGCTAGAAAAATTAAATGAAAAACAAAAAACCGTAATAATATTAAGGTTTTTTGAAGATATGAAGCTGGAGGAAATTGCCCAAATTTTGAACTTACCAACTAGTACGATAAAATCCACTCTTTATAGAGCTTTAAAAGAAATGAATATTAATTTAAAGGAGTAG
- a CDS encoding DUF4179 domain-containing protein produces the protein MDKKMLSDLQKEYQEIQIPTELNHMVQIGLERGRAKKTKTNINMIFKICASFSVALILFIAAVNASPTFANILKDIPYAGKLVKILQFNNGNSGGGFITDGTDISQIDSFETDGYENIFINFSQGDELQENVGAFKVRYDENPYTMTFEIGGARRFSAAENFEKILENKYVKDIYTIITLDDSTIRFVIEFEKPVEYIVEEREAPASIVIMFKEDKKFEEKKTYSLRTESYPNGPTIGSLEEAFFVKDETRILKDEDGLFFVEIQSFNTKEEAEKKLEALTKITDKAILIEEKIGGKDSQSYPAEIMNKN, from the coding sequence ATGGATAAAAAAATGTTGTCTGATTTACAAAAAGAATATCAAGAAATCCAAATTCCAACAGAGCTTAATCATATGGTGCAAATAGGTTTAGAAAGGGGCAGAGCAAAAAAGACAAAAACTAACATAAATATGATCTTCAAAATTTGTGCTAGTTTTTCTGTAGCTTTAATATTATTTATCGCTGCTGTTAATGCATCACCAACTTTTGCAAATATATTGAAAGATATTCCTTATGCAGGAAAGTTAGTTAAGATCCTTCAATTTAATAATGGTAATTCCGGCGGAGGTTTTATAACTGATGGAACAGATATAAGTCAAATAGATTCATTTGAAACAGATGGGTATGAAAATATTTTTATAAACTTTTCACAAGGTGATGAATTACAGGAAAATGTGGGAGCTTTTAAAGTTAGGTATGATGAAAACCCATATACAATGACCTTTGAGATTGGTGGTGCTAGAAGATTTTCAGCTGCTGAAAACTTTGAAAAAATATTGGAAAATAAGTATGTGAAAGATATTTATACAATTATTACTTTAGATGATTCTACCATTAGATTTGTTATTGAATTTGAAAAGCCTGTTGAATATATAGTAGAAGAAAGAGAAGCCCCTGCAAGCATAGTAATAATGTTTAAAGAAGATAAAAAGTTTGAGGAAAAGAAGACTTATTCTTTAAGAACAGAGTCTTACCCTAATGGACCAACTATTGGTTCATTAGAAGAGGCGTTTTTCGTTAAAGATGAAACACGTATTCTTAAGGATGAGGATGGTCTGTTTTTTGTAGAAATCCAGTCCTTTAATACTAAAGAAGAAGCAGAAAAGAAATTAGAGGCATTAACTAAAATAACAGATAAAGCGATACTTATTGAAGAAAAAATAGGAGGAAAGGATTCACAAAGCTATCCAGCAGAAATAATGAATAAAAACTAA
- a CDS encoding alpha/beta hydrolase, producing MKSRFRSLEGKQLLYESYDHLLNLWDVDLEEQDIDTRFGKTHVIITGNKKNPPLILFHGTGDNSAIMWIYNIKELAQQFYVIAIDTLGGAGKSEPNDEYYNNFQPHLWIDDIFETYNISKAHMAGVSYGIYLALSYEIRNPHRVDKIICMASFIPIKGLGLKYTLLGIKSVMVFFPEVLKPSEKNALKLLRKLGSPISDTHTMNNKLLKHFLFILKYSKPERRKFTSYEMEALSSFKQKALFLIGDSDSIVYHPSYIDFFKANHFNYKIIKDAGHSINQDQWDIVNKEMTGYLIG from the coding sequence ATGAAAAGTAGGTTTAGAAGCTTAGAAGGCAAACAATTACTTTATGAATCTTATGACCACTTGTTGAATTTGTGGGATGTTGATCTTGAGGAGCAAGATATTGACACCAGGTTTGGGAAAACACATGTAATAATCACAGGAAATAAGAAAAACCCCCCTCTAATACTTTTTCATGGCACAGGCGACAACTCTGCAATTATGTGGATCTACAATATTAAAGAATTAGCACAACAGTTCTATGTGATTGCAATAGACACTCTTGGTGGGGCAGGTAAGAGTGAACCTAACGATGAATATTACAACAATTTTCAACCCCATTTATGGATAGATGATATATTTGAAACTTATAACATTAGTAAAGCACACATGGCTGGAGTATCATATGGAATATATTTAGCACTTTCTTATGAAATTAGAAATCCTCATCGGGTAGATAAAATTATCTGCATGGCAAGCTTTATCCCTATTAAAGGCTTAGGTCTAAAATACACACTATTAGGAATAAAAAGCGTCATGGTATTCTTTCCAGAAGTATTAAAGCCATCAGAAAAAAATGCTTTAAAGCTTCTTCGCAAACTAGGTAGTCCCATATCAGACACTCATACTATGAATAATAAACTCTTAAAACATTTCCTTTTTATTCTTAAATACAGTAAACCAGAGAGAAGAAAATTTACATCGTATGAAATGGAAGCCTTGTCTTCCTTCAAACAAAAAGCATTATTTCTTATTGGAGATTCAGACAGCATTGTTTATCATCCTTCCTATATTGACTTTTTTAAAGCCAATCATTTTAACTACAAAATAATTAAGGATGCTGGACATTCAATCAATCAAGATCAATGGGACATCGTAAATAAAGAAATGACTGGTTACTTAATCGGATAA
- a CDS encoding DIP1984 family protein, translated as MPNISLAEAVKLKSVLSNRVRELENEMERVAFVEIEKGSEVPAQTRTLSTVEKELEEVRKDLRLLDKLMYQANIQNEIVFNDEALTIVEAIELATQLRAKARTYKKYGASKEEYPYSYGENVMIVKLAMFNPEEYRLKSIEIERQANRLSNLINAKNYEIELAFDSEKYF; from the coding sequence ATGCCTAATATTTCACTTGCAGAGGCTGTAAAGTTAAAAAGTGTTCTTTCTAATAGAGTTCGAGAGTTAGAAAATGAGATGGAGCGTGTAGCGTTTGTAGAAATTGAAAAAGGTAGTGAAGTTCCTGCTCAAACTCGTACACTCTCTACAGTTGAAAAAGAACTAGAAGAGGTTAGAAAAGATTTACGATTACTAGATAAACTCATGTATCAAGCAAATATTCAAAATGAAATTGTTTTTAACGATGAAGCTTTAACTATTGTCGAAGCTATAGAGCTGGCTACCCAGTTACGTGCAAAAGCACGTACATATAAAAAGTATGGGGCTTCCAAAGAAGAATACCCTTATTCCTACGGGGAGAATGTAATGATAGTTAAATTAGCTATGTTTAACCCAGAGGAATATCGATTAAAATCAATCGAAATTGAACGTCAAGCTAATAGGCTATCTAATCTGATAAACGCCAAAAACTATGAAATAGAATTAGCATTTGATAGTGAAAAATATTTTTAA
- a CDS encoding helix-turn-helix domain-containing protein, whose amino-acid sequence MALSRKKPCAQLSKLEKILISIDGRYSPLLILALEKNHRFSDLLRRLPDANKQSLSTTLKQLMKYEIVFKDVIKESAPQHIEYGLTEKGKKIRGILLQMSEII is encoded by the coding sequence TTGGCATTATCGAGGAAAAAACCATGTGCGCAGCTCAGCAAGTTAGAAAAAATCCTTATTTCAATAGACGGTAGATATTCCCCACTTTTAATATTAGCGCTTGAAAAAAATCATAGGTTTAGCGATTTATTGAGGCGGTTACCTGATGCTAATAAACAAAGCTTGTCAACTACGTTAAAACAACTGATGAAATACGAAATAGTCTTCAAAGACGTTATTAAAGAATCTGCCCCACAACATATCGAATATGGATTGACTGAAAAAGGTAAAAAAATCCGAGGAATCCTATTGCAAATGTCAGAGATCATATAG